CGATTACGTCGAGTAATATCGGTACCGTTAACCCAAGGGCGGATGACCTCGTCGTTTCGATGTACCGTTGGGTTGGGATCTCGTAGCATGGACAAAGCGTCGTGATAAGAAACATCGAATTCACCGCTGTTGATCGTGCCCTGGAAGCTGACACCCTCGTTCTCCGCGAGCCGCCCGGCGACTGTCAGGTCAACACCCGCCGACAGGTCCGCGTTGATGATCGTCACCGAAACGCCATCAAGCGTTCGCACTGACTCATTTCCGGAATCGAATCCAATAATGGAGATGTGAACCATCGCCCCATCGAGTGCCCATTCCAGATCGGACCAAGCAAGGAAGATTTCCCCACTCTGCTTGATACGATCCAAGACATGTCTGTTCGACCCGCCGCGAATCCCCTGTGTTGCGAGGAGGCCGCAACGCAGACCATCCCATTCCTCGACAAACTCGCGCGATTTTTCGAACCAGTAGCAGCACAGGTCCGCGCCCTCTGGCAACTGATCCCGGTAGACCCTTTGAAGCAAATCCACGTATGAGTCAGTCAATTCCAGGCGAGCCTTGCGACTGCCCAGAAATGGCGGGTTTCCGATGATGAACTCGGCCTCCGGCCAAACGGCGGGTTTGGGGTTTTCCGCATCGGACCGATCGAGAATCGCGTCGCGGCATTCGATGGATTGCAGCGGTTCCAGGATCGGGTTGCGCGGGACGTTGAAGCCGTTGTCGCGCATCCATTGCAGGTATCCGATCCAGATCACTACCTGGGCGAGCTCCGCGGCGTAGGGATTGATCTCGATGCCGTGAAGCTGTGTGGGCCGGACCTGGGGTAGCAACGAGAGTGCGATGTCCGGTCGGGCGGCGAACGTCGTAACCTCTTTCTCCAGGTCGAGGAGTTGCTGGATGGCCACGTACAGGAAGTTCCCGGACCCGCAGGCCGGGTCGAGAATACGAATCGTGGCCAGCCGTTGCACGAAGGCATGCAACGCATCGGCAATGGCCTTGTCGGCCCTCCTCTTCGCATCGGCCTTTCCCTTGCGACGGCGCTTGAGCTGCGCGTTGATTCCTTCCTTGACCGCCTCCCACTCCCGGCGGAGCGGGGCCATGATCACCGGCTCGACGACGAGCATGATGTCGTCGCGGCTGGTGTAATGGGCGCCGATCTGTGCCCGCGTGTTCGGATCAAGGGAACGTTCGAACAAAGTACCGAAGATGGCCGGTTCGACGCTGCCCCAGTCTGATTGGGAGGCAATCAGTAGTTTGGCGATGTCGTGCGAGGTAAGACGCAGGGCGGCCGAGTCGTCGAACAGGCCGCCGTTGAAAAAGTCAATGGGTTCGGCGCCGAAATCGCCGCCGGTGCGCATGGTGGCGAATAGCTCGGTGAGTCGATCGGTCAGCTTGGCGGGGTCTTTTTGGTACCGACGAATCAGATTTCCAAACAGATCCTTTGGGAGGAGCTCCACGTCCTCGGCGAAAAGGCAGAACATGCACTTCATCAAGAAGTGGGCGACGGTGTGGGCATCGTGCCCGAACTGCCGAAGTGACTTGGCGATCGTCGAGAACTGCGTGGCGATGTCTCGGGTTACGGACTCCGGCGTGACCGTTGGTTTGAATGACGCCGGATCGGTGAAGATGCGGCGGAGGAGGTCGAGCGATTCCGGCTTGTCCAGGTCGGCAAGAGCGATCTCGTGGACCTGCTTGACCGTGCCCGTAAAGTTCGTGTGAATCTCGGTTCGCTCGATGTCCGAGACGATCAATAGGGGCGGATTTTCGAGCGCCTCGCGGTACTGGCAAAGTTGCCGGTAGGCATCCTTCAGGTCCCTGTACTTGCCGCGGCGCTTGTACTCCCATGCGAACTTGCCGCGCCACCAGACGTCAGCAAAGCCACGTTCCCCGGCCGAACCTCGGGAGGCTCCGCCGGCTGGCGCTACGCCTTTCTCGAAGGTGTACTCCGCCCCGGTAGCGTCGTGTTCGGCTGGCGTCGGCTGACCCAGAAGGCGGCAAAGGTCGAGGAAGTGTTCCTGGCTTGCGGCGCGCTCCGAAAGCTTGATTTCGGACCACTTGGCAACGAACTCGGCCGGCGTTGACGGTTGCGCCATGGCGGGAAGATACGATAGCTTCCGAAGGCCGTCTATCAGCAGTCGTAGCCTTGCCCGGGAAGGGCCCAAAGCGGGATACGTCGCGCCGGACAACGCCCTTGGCGAAGATCGATGCGACCTCGCGCCGACGATCGGCGGGAGAAAGAAGTTCGTCCGCGCGCTGCTTTGGCATAACGGGCTCCACGCGGTCGGGCATGATCGCAAGAATCGAACGCGTTGCCGCATCCCGGTTACCGGGCGCTGGATTCCGAGCACCAGAGCTGCTTGTCTACTTCGCCCGGTCAGCAGAGTGAACCCGGAGACGCAAGAGCGCTACGAGGCCAACCTGCCAACGGTCAGGCGGCAGATACAGTATTCGGCTGGTGGCGAGGCTGACTGTTCTTCCAAACCGCCGGCGTGGTTGGCCACGATGTCCCGCGCATCAGCCGCATCGAAGGACACATTCCACACCCAGCGGCAGAGTCCTTTAAGCTCGATGACGGCTCTCGACAACGTCCAGCTCGACGAACATTGGAACCGCCCTCCGGGAACACATAACTGATTCCGGCGCCTTAGGTTATGTTGTTGCGGTCAGAAGTCGTGAACTGCGATGCAGTTCGTAGAGGTATTGTCATTTGAAGACCATCGAGAATCGGCGGAAAGCGCTGCCCGGGTGTATTCGGAATCGCGCTATTGGGGTGATCCTCCCCGCTTGACATCTGGTCAAGTGTCAGTAAACCTTCTGAACATCAGACCAGAGTACGGCTCAACTGCCCTCGTCGAGTCGAATGCGAGACACTCATGCCTGACCACCTTCTCCAAAGAAACTTGGCTTTCTTTCCGTGGGGTAGTATTCGGACGCAAGCCGCGGGTTCGATCGCCATGTACGGGCTACTGGTGATTGGCGCGTGCACATTTCTTGGATGCCACGATCCGACCCCGCCGCCCGCGGTCGGCCGCGGCATGGGCACCAGCGATGTCTGGGGGCTGCGCCCGGGCGATTTGGAGTCCTGCGCCCAACGGATGGCACGAGACCTAATTACGGATCCCCTTCTGCGACGTCCTGACCCACCTGTTCGAATTGGGATCGTAAGCATCGAAAATCACACGAACGAGCCTTTCGTTGGCGGAAGCGCTGATATGGTACTCGATCGGGTGCAGACAATCATATTCCGCAGCCTTAGGGCAAACGCTCAGGAAAGCGGGAGCACAGCCAAGTTCGTCACCATGCGCGAAGGTGTTCGCCGAGCGATTGACGAACAGCGGGCGGGAAAAAGGTCCGGCGAATTGTCCAGCCGTGGGCTCAACGACTTGCACGGTGTGGATTATTTCTTGTCTGGCGTCTATCACGCAAACGACAAAGCCGCTGCCGGGAAGCGAATGATCGAAATGCTCATGACGTTTGACCTCACGGACGCCGAGTCCGGCGAGAGTTATTGGCGAAACGACTATCTCGTAAAGACTGTGACGCCGCAGTAGCGCGTGGCAACCAGGAAGCGAAAAGATGAGGATAGGGCGCGAACGTGCAGGGCAATACATTGGGGCGGTCATCTTGGTCAGCGCGATGACTGGATGCGCGTCCACGCCCAAGGATTCCGGTCGAAAGGAACTGATAACCGGCTCATTTCTGTCAGACGTAGAGATGTCACGCGTGGCCGATCTGATGGCCCGCGATCTTGTACGAAACGGCGAAATGCTGCACACCGGCGCCGCTCCTCGCATCGCGTTCGTGAAGGTCGAGAACGACACAAACCAGTACTTCTTTCAGAAGGGACGATCAGCATACCTGGAGCGAATGCGAACGCAGCTCCAACAAGCGTTGAAAGAACGCGTGAAGTTCGTGGACGAAAAGGTCGAACAGCGCCTCCGGGAAGAGCTAGCCGGATGGCATCTCGACGAGGAAGGACAAGACTCCCTGGTTAGAGGCAAGGGCGCTGACCAAGACGTTGACTACTTGCTCGGAGCGACGTTTTCATCCCTGGACAAGGTCGTCCAAGTGGCGGACAAGCGAGGCAGACTCAACAATCGCGATGTTGTTGAACTCCAGATGACTTTCTACCTCGTTGACGCGAAGAGTGCCGAGATCGCCTGGCAGAATGATGTCGTTTCCGCGGCTTCGTATTCAACCCGGGATTTCCAGAATTAGGAGGACTGCGCGTGAGGGCATTGTGGCACCCGGGCAGATTGCCCTTCAGGCCCAGTGGGATCTTCGCCGCTCTCGCGGCACTGAGCTGCGGATTGGGCTTCGGAGGTTGTGCATCGACGCCCAAGCAGCCGCCACCTCCCGCGTATTCGTGGGGTAATTGTGCTTATCGACTGGTTGCCGACAATCTCAAGCCCAAGGTACAAGCGGAGCTGGCCAAGCCGATGCGAAAAAGGGCGAAGGATGCGGGCGTGACGCTGCTCGACTATGCGTCCGCTTGTCTGGCCAGCGGGCGATACGAAGAGGCCCAGCGATACTTTTACGAGGCGATCCTACTGACCAATGATTTGGCGCTCGACAAGGCGGGGGGCGAGGCCAGCCTCACATTCGCGGAGTCTCTCAAGACTTGGCAAGGTGAGGCCTACGAGCGAGCAACCATCGAACTCCTGCACGGCATCGCGCTCATGCGATTGGGCGATTTTGATAACGCGCGCGTAGCCTTCGACCGCGCGATTTCGACGGACAGGTTTAGCAAAGGGGCCGTTACCGGATACGAAGGAACCTCGACGAAGAATGGTTTGGCGTTTCAGCCCAACGAGCGATATTCACAACAAGGTGGCAGCGTCTATCAGCGTGACTTCCTAGCCGCGTATCTTCTTCGCACGCTCTGCTATATTCAGGATGGGCGCTTGTCTCGGGCGCGAAGGAGCTACGACGAGTTCAGGCGAGTCTATGCGGAGCTTCGAGAGGCGGCAGAGGCTGCACCGGTCACCGCGGGCACGAGGACCTGGACCGGCAGCGAGGGGCGCTATTCCTATCCGAACGTTTTTCTTTCTCCACTTTACCCGTCCGACCCGGGAAAGGCGTTCGCACTTTCGTTCGATGATTTGCGATCCGCCAATCTCCTCGTTGTGTCCGCGAACGGCTGTCGTCCGCGAAAAGTCAAGACCGGCCCGATGGGCTACAACAAGGCACACTTTGTTCATGACGCGTATCTGCGCCCCAGCGAGCCCGTTCATAAGGTCGACATGTTTGTCGACGATCGCTACGTCGGTGCGTTGACTTCGGCGCTCAATCTGTTCGGTCAGGCAGCTGGTCGTGGACCGTCGGCGAAGGACATCGCGCAGGAGAAAAAGGGCGGGGTTGAGACCTTTGGCGAAATCCTGCAGCAGCATGGCTCGTACGGGATCCAGTACATTGGCGTGCTCATCCAGGCAGTCAACCAGGAAGAAGCCGACGTGCGGCAGTGGGGGCTTCTCCCCAATTCCATCCATCTGTGGATCGGCCATGTACCTTCGGGCACGCACAACCTCGAGTTGGTCGCGTCGGGAAGAAACATCCCCGTTCGCGAACAGGGTTGGCCGGCGTACTTTCCAGGAGCGATTCAAGGCGACGAACGGGCGTACCTGTCTGATTGGTCGGGGTGGGAATATGCCCCCGGCGGCAGCCCACTTGCGCCCAGACACACTCTTTCCGAAGACGTTGTCGTGCCCGACGTCGGATTGAACACCGTCTTTCTTGCTGAGAATTTCAATGGCGACGTTTCCTCTGTTGCGGATTCAGAGACCCGCAGCTACGAGCTCCTTCCCAGGCGGGTCCCAGAGAAATGAAATGAGGGCCTTATGAATCGGAGGAAAGCGGAGATTCGAGCCCGGCGACGGATCGCAGCCTTGATTTGCGCGCTTCAATTTCTGGTCGCGGTGGGCGGGTGTGCATCTTCGGCCCCCAAGAAGCAGGTGTATATTGACAATCTGAGCGAGCTTCCGCCCTATGTCGTTCGCACCCGGTCGTCTATTGACTCCGAGTCCTCTGTAGCACCGGAGCCGCAATCAGCGGCGACCAGTCAAGAAGCGCCATGAGAAACACCGAGCCGGAGAACCGCTGATGGCGAGCAATCGAAGAAGCACATGTCGAAGTCAAGCGACCTCGTTGGCGGTTGCCGTCGCATCAGCTTCCTTAGTGTTGTTGCACGGTTGCCGAGCCGCCGACAAGTCCCTCGCAGAGAATCAATCGGTCCGTGTCATGGGCCGCTGGCTTGAGAAGAACGTGAAGGCCGAAGTGACTCGGAATCGTGTTAATCCATCATCCGGGCTTTACGAACTGGACGCCACCGTTACGGCGAGTGCCTTGGAGCCCGGGAAACTTGATGGTTACAGAGTCGTCGCGCGTACGCTTTTCTACCGAGGCAGCCGCCAGAACTTGGTGGACACATCAGCTTGGGCGGAACTGGCCATGACCCCGGGTAAGCCGGTCGAATATTCATGCTCGAGCCTGGAGCCGGCGGACGATTTCGTCATTGAATTGGGATACCCTGAGGAGGCGGGACTGCGATGAACTTCTCGTTGTCACGAACAGCCTGCGCATTGGTTCTCTCGATTGGGACTCAGATCCTGGTCGGATGCAGCGCTACGCGTCAGGCCCACTCGCCGATGGAAGGCACGACCCGGACCGAAGATGTATCCCATGTGATTTACAACTACCCTTGGCTTAAGAAGAATGTTTACCTTCGCGATTTTCAAGTCGACCGTGGTGAAGGAAACATCCTCCGGGTTGCGGCTCAATTGCATTCCCTGGACGAGCACACGTCTCGAACAGTTTACATCAAGACCGATTTCTATTCCGGGGAATTTGCCGCGGGCGGCAGATTGGTCGATTCCACGGCGTGGGAGCCCTTCGTTCTCGAACCTCGCCGACGCATGACGTATCAGGCCAACAGCTTGGTTCCAGCGGATGATTTTCGAGTGTACGTCAACTACCCACAGGACATCGGCAAGCCATGATACCCCCAACGACACGTTACGTTCGACAAGCCGTCGTCACGACATTTCTCCTAGGTACTGTCGGCCTCTTGGGGTGTAACCGTCCCGAGTATGAGGATCCGATAGTTCACGTGCCGCCGCGCCAACCGGAATCTCCTCCGATTCCTGAACGCGAACCCGTGTACCGGCGGGAACTAACCCCGTGTGAAACAGACACGTTGGCGGCCCGAGATTGCTTTGATCTCGCCTACCGGAGCGCCGGATCTCCGCGGTTGACGTTTGTCGCCAACACCGCCGCCAGTATTGTGGCTGATACGCGGGCACCCTCGGTCGGCAGCGGTCCGGCGGCGGGTCCGGACGATGTCGCTCCGAAGGTCGAGGTGAAGGACTCTCCCAATGCCGTTGTCGTAGCTACTGGGCAGGGCGCTGCGAGACAGGACCCAGCTGGCGAGGGCTTGACCGCCACATCTGATGCAGTGGGGCTTCCCTCGGCCGAGCGAATGGCGGTTCCGGTTGATCGCGCCGCGGTGGAAGACCATTTCATGGACGCCTTCGCAGCAATCTCCCCCGCTGTTCGGATCATCAATCTGGGCGTAGCGCGCGAACAACTTGAACGGGAGGCGCGCACGGTCGGAAGCGGCGGCGATGAGTCGTTCCTTCAAGCCCTCCGCGACAGGAACTTGGCGGACATTGCCGTGTTGTTCGATGTACGCGTTCTGCGGCACGGAACACCTTCGAGGAACGACGTTTCTTTGCGAACTGAGGTTGCTGTCCAGGGGCGAACCGCTACATCATCGGCCGAAGGATCGGCGAGCACCTCTTCCATCATCACCATCGCGCTGACAGGGCGCGCGGTGCGAATCAATGACGGCAGCGTGATTGCCACAGTCACGCCGCCTCGAAGTGAAGTCGTTGGCGAAGTCGCCCTCGGACAAGCACTGCGCGACGCTTGCGAGTGCGGAGCCGCCGCCCTGGCGTCCAAGATGTGTCTCCGACTGGGCGATGCTGCCGGGCGAATCACAATCGCGACCGTTCGAGTGTTACAGGCTCCCAACAACGAGTGCATTCTCGAGTTGATGCACTGGATTGAGACGGAGTTTCCGGGTTCCCGGACGGTGTTCCGGAGCTTCAGTACCGGTCAAGGAGAATTCACGGTCGAGTTGCAAGGCGGGATGGGTGATTTGATCTTGCGGGCTACTCGGCAAACGCAGCTACCGAACCTCAAGCTGGACGCTGGACGATCGAGCGAGAATACGTTGACCTTCGTGGCCCGCAAGAGCTGAGGGAATCATTGTGAACAAACGAGTACGCTATCGTGGCACGCGGCCGTCGTCTCCAAGCGGACGACGCGAAGTGGCCGTATTGGCAACTTCGATATTTGCAGCGGCGATCGGCCTGCAATGCAGCAGACCCAAGACCTTGGCATGCTATTCACGAACACCCACGGACATCAAGGCCGTCAGGAATCTACCGCATGACCGGCCGCTGCGCGTGGGGGTTGCCGTTGACCTACCCGCTCCAGTCCGACCCGCCCAAAAGCATGATCGGGATTTTGACCCGATGCTCGCAGAACAATCGGCTTACCGTGCAGCCCGCGACACCGCGGAAGCATTCATCAGCCAGGCCAAGGATTCGGGAAGGTTCGAGTCGATTGGTTGGGTGCGGCCTGAAACAATGCAGGCGCTCGACTGTCAATTGGAGTTGAGCGTTAGCCTCGAATCGAGCAGCCAAAAGGGTGTTCGATATTGCCTCGGCCGAATCGTGGCCAACATCTATGATAATGAACATTCACGGTTGTTGGATCGCGTCGTTCTTTTCCACGAAGTCATGTACACACCCAGGAATAGCAAACAGCCCTACGTGGCCTACGACGGAAGTAGCGTTCACAAGATTGTGCGAACGGGGCTGTTCGATCAATTGATGTGCTATCTGGCGGACATCCCTTATTCAGACAAGAACTCTTGCTCAGAATGAAAACGGTGCACCATTCGGTCGAGCCTAATTGCAACAACACCGCCCCCTTTTACTCAGCCACCCTTCACATCCAGCATCCCTTGGCTGCTCATCGCCCGCGACTATTCGCAGCTGGTGGCATCTCGGCTCGACGCCCAAGCGGCTGCCTTTTAGGGATGAACTCAATGTCTATTTATTCTATCCAAAATTCCCGTTTTCACTCCCATGGGCCCACGGGGCCGACCCGAAGTCCGTTGCTTCAGCGTTTTCTCCGCTTTATCATCGTGTTGTGAGTCGCGGGTCTGAATGGTGCCCAAGTTTAACTGGGTCTCCACAGCCCGTAATCTGCGCTGGGCGCACCTCGGTTGGCTCGGGGCAACGACGATATGATGTCGACCTGGGGCTTGGAAACGGGGCTCTCGCTCGTGACCCGGGCGCCCGTACGGGTTGGAGGTGCCGTTGCATGGCCGTGCCGCGAGAGAAACAATCTGGCGTGCCGGACCCGCCGGGTCCAGGCGACCCAAGGCACTGCGCATTCTGCAAAGAACTACTGACCGCGAAGACCGCCAAGCAATTCCGAAACGAGCTAATCTGCAACGAATGCGTCGCTGTTGTTGCGGCAGCCCAGCGGACACCGAAGCCAGCGACAAGCATCGCAGACCGGGCGGCCGCGATCGACACCGCCGCCATCGCGATGAACCGGCTGGCAATGGGCGTTGTTCTCAGCCTCCTTTCCGTTGGAGGGGTGGTCATCGGCGCCATCCTCGTTGGGCATGCCACAGAGGATACATGGGAGCTGGACAACGCTGCGAAGATTCACACGCTCGCTGCCGAGGCTAATCGACTTGACACAACAGACCAAAGGGCAGCGCTGTCAAAGTACGAGGAACTCAATCGCCTAGTTGGAAAACGTCAGGTCCACGACCCGGAACTCAAGCAAGTCGTCGAAACAGCCAAGAACCGATGCGGCGAGCTTGAGTCGAAGTTGGCCGCCGAACTCGCCCGTGAGCGAGAGGAAGCCCGCCAGCGTGAGCAGTCAAAGCGCGACAAACGACGACGGGATGAACTGGAGCAGCAGCAGAAAGAGGAAGCCAGACAGCGGGAACTGGCGCAGTGGCAGGAACAGGAGCGGCGGGAGAAGGAGGCGAGGGACAAACCGATCGACATCAGCGACATCGGCGTTAAGCTCGTTGACACAACCCCGTCACTCGATTTGTGTACCTACTCCTGGAAGGCGACGGTTACGAATCGGACAGCCTCGCCGGTGTCACTCTCCGTCATCCTTACGCTCTATGACGAGGAGGGGTACGAGCTGGAATCCGATTACAAATTTGGAGTGATAATTGGTGGGCAAAAGAATGAGGTCGTCACGGGCCAAGGCATGACGAAACTATCGACTTTCAACCGGGCGGCGAAATACGGAGTCAGCGTTCGGTGAAATCTCTGCCAAAGTGGTAGGGCCTGAGAATGACAAAACGGTGAAACGAACATGGGCATGGTTAATGTCGAGATTTGGGGCAGCACGGGAAACAAGCGACAGAATGCCGAGCTTCCCGACGACGCGCCGGTGGACAAGATTATGGCCGTGCTCGTCGAACGGATGAATCTACCCCGAAACGGGCCGGATGGAGCGCCAATGTCGTACAAGTTCCACCACAAGGCGTCAGGGAAACAGCTTCAGGATGAGGACACGCTCGCCGGGGCGTCCGTGGCGAACGGAGACATCTTGCGGCTTGTGCCTGAGATCACAGCGGGACAGGTCGTCTGTTAAACGCGTCGCCAGCACCGCGTCGATATTCGGCGCCTTAATGTGCGAGGTAATCGGAATGGTGGACACGCTCTATTGGCTAACGCGAGGCGGCGTGTTGATGGTGCCGATCGCGGCCTGCGGAGTAGCGGCCGCTATTCTCATCATCGAACGCGCAGTCGCATACCGGCGAATGCTCTCCGATCCCTCAGAAGTGGTGTCGGCGATAACGCAACATCTGCGGCGGCTCGATGTTTCTGCGGCACTGCGGGAGTGCCAAGGGTCAACCGACATCAGCGCGAGCGTCGTCGCCCCGGCCCTCGTGCATGAGGTGGAATCCACTGGAAGGACGCGGTCCGATTTGACGGTCGTGCAGGCGATCGTCGAAGAGGAGATGCAGGTTTCAGCGCTCCCCCGAATGTATCGAAGGTTGAGCCTTCTGGCGACTGTCGGACGCGTGGCACCGTTGCTTGGTCTGCTGGGGACCATCCAGGGGATGATTCAGATGTTTCTTGTCGTAAGAGGCGCGGGCATGGGAATGTCGTCGGCACTTGCCGGCGGGATGGCCGTTGCCTTGTCTACGACGTTCGCCGGGCTTTGCGTGGCAATCCCGGTCCAAATCGCTGAGGGCGTATTTGAAGAGAAGATCGATGCGGCGATTCCACGCCTTCGGCGCGACGTCTCCGCATTCCTTTCAGCACTGCGGGAATTGAGATTCCAAGAGCGGGTGATACGCATCGAGCACGCGGATCTGGCGGTATGACCTGGATTCTGAGAAAGCACGGCGACGGCCGGACGTTCGGCCCCCTTGATGCTGAGATCCTTCGGCGCTGGGCCTGGGACGGAATGATTGATCCGGACGACGAGGTGTCGAATGATGATGGCTTGACCTGGATTCGTGCAAGCAATGATTCCGCGCTCGACTCGTTCCTCCGGGAACAGCTGCCGCCGCCGTCGCTCGTTGGAGCTGCGACGATTCTGGGGACCACGCGATCCCGCAGGCGCAAGAGAAGCCTGTTGGATATGACCCCGCTCGTCGACTGCGTCTTCCTGCTGCTCATCTTCTTCTTCGTTGCAACGACGTTCAATGCCGGGGCGCCGTCGGCCGCAGGATCAAACGCCGGCTCCGACGTGGTGCCCTTGGATGTTTCGATTCCGAAGATTGACGACAGGCCGGAGTACGCAATTCCCGAGCCGCGGCACATTCGCGTGGTGGTCTCCGAAAGCGGGGCAATCAGCGTGAATGGCCAGGAGGTACCACTAGCCTCGTTGGTGAATTCTATTCGTTCGCTCAGAGACCAACACGAAGGGGTCACGGCAATCGTCCTGGCCGACGCGCAGGTCAAGTACGGACAGATTGCCCGCGTTGTGGCAGCGATCGAGGCTGGAGGAGTTGAACGAGTCCTAATCGGTGCAGCAGGATCGGACAAGTGACCGGATCGGGAGGAAAACAGATGAAGGAGGGCGTCCTGCGTATCGAGAATCTCGACGATGTAAGGAATGACCGATTTCATCGGTTCAAGCTCATCGGCTGGTGGGATCAGGAGCGCCTACACAACGCCAAGATTCTCGTCGTTGGCGCAGGTGCCCTAGGCAACGAGATCGTCAAGGATCTCGCTCTCCTTGGCGTGGGCCAAGTGTTTGTCATCGACCTCGACACTGTCGAGCATTCCAACCTTTCGCGTTCGGTCATGTTTCGCGCCGGCGACGAAGGGCGGTCCAAGGCAGAGGCGGTCGCGGAGTCCGCACGGAACATCTACCCAGAAATCAGAATCCAACCACTCCGCGGCAACGCCGTTTATGATCTCGGTCTGGGTGTGTTCCGGTGGTCTGATCTTGTGATTGGTGGGCTGGACAACCGCGAGGCCCGCCTTGCCATCAACCGCAGCGCTTTCAAAGTCAACCGCCCATGGATCGATGGGGCCATCGAGAAGCTCGACGGCGTTGCTCGCGTTTTTGCCCCCGGCGGGCCCTGCTACGAGTGCACTATGTCCAAGGAGGATTGGCGACTACTTGAACACCGTCGTTCGTGCGCCCTGCTCACTCGCAAACAGATGTCCGAAGGCAAGGTGCCGACGACGCCAACGTCGGCGTCCATCATTGCCGCGATTCAGGTTCAAGAAGCGGTCAAGCTCCTGCATGGCCTGCCGACACTCGCCGGGAAAGGATATCACTTCTTCGGTCTGACGCACGATTCGTACGTCGTCGAGTACTCACGCAAGGAAGAATGCTACAGCCACGATGCGTTCGGCAAGATATCCTCAATCAACAAGTCCACCGCGGAGACTGCCCTGCATGAGCTCCTTTCAGCCGTAAAGGAGAAGCTTGGCCCCGATACTGTCATCGAGCTGAACACCGATGTGCTGATTAGGCTCAATTGTACGCGATGCGGCACATCTGAGCCCGTGTTCAGGTCCCTCGGCCGTGTGACCGAGGGCGAAGGACGTTGTCCGCATTGCAAGGAGATGCGAGAGGTCAAGACCATCTCAACCTTGTACGGAGATGAGGACTTTCTGGAATTGAGCTTCCGCGAACTCGGCGTTCCCCTGTTCGACATTATCACCGCACGTAATGGGGATCGCCGACTGCACATCGAGTTTGGAGGAGACCGATCGACGGTGCTCGGAGCGCTGACTGAGGAGGGTTCCCAATGACGGTGGAATCTAGCTCCGCGCCGGACACCGCCCGAATAGCGCTCGGCGAGCTTCGCATTGCTCCCTTTCCGGTAGATTGTGACTGGGATCCCCTTCGCGTCCATATTGCACAAGAGCCCTATGATGCGATCATGGCTCATTCCAAGGAGAGCGACCGCATCGAGCTGTGCGGCGTTCTCGTCGGCGAGATTCTCAAGGACGAGCTCGGCCCCTTTCTCAGAGTGACACATACGATTCGTGGCGAACATGCGAAGAACGAAGCGGTGCAGGTAACCCTCACGCAAGAGACTTGGGCGCACATTCACCGCGTAATGGATTCGGAGCATGATGGGCGCGCGATCGTCGGGTGGTATCACACGCATCCGGGATTCGGAATCTTCCTCTCTCAGATGGACGTGTTCATCCACCGTCATTTCTTCGATTTGCCTTGGCAGATCGCATTCGTCGTCGACCCGCAAAGCGGAGATGAAGGTGTCTTCACCTGGCGAGACGGCGCGCCCACCCGGACACGGCGATATTGGGTCGGGCAGGTGGAACGTATGTTGATAACCGGCGCTGGAACCAAGGGTGTTGATCTCGCAACTGTACTTGCTGCGCTACGCACCGACGTAGATGCCGCCAAGAGCGAGCTGACTTGGTCACGCA
This region of Phycisphaerae bacterium genomic DNA includes:
- a CDS encoding Mov34/MPN/PAD-1 family protein, with translation MTVESSSAPDTARIALGELRIAPFPVDCDWDPLRVHIAQEPYDAIMAHSKESDRIELCGVLVGEILKDELGPFLRVTHTIRGEHAKNEAVQVTLTQETWAHIHRVMDSEHDGRAIVGWYHTHPGFGIFLSQMDVFIHRHFFDLPWQIAFVVDPQSGDEGVFTWRDGAPTRTRRYWVGQVERMLITGAGTKGVDLATVLAALRTDVDAAKSELTWSRKRLRRLRLGYWVLFILIIALAAWIAGGIVWPAECRELMNRATDWARKLVETR